The following nucleotide sequence is from Photobacterium gaetbulicola Gung47.
TCTTGGTTGGCGAATAAAAATTTAGGTTGCTTTGTCCTGTTACCGATAAAAGTTATCTTATTTGCGATAGCAGGAAATCATGACCAGCGTATCCTATTACCGTACAGTTGCCAACCGATGGCATGTTGCCACATCAATCTCGCTGAGGTGGGGAAGGTTGAAGTTTGGTATGAAAGGTGAGTCAAGTGATTGAACAAGTAATAAATTACTTTAGAAAAGAATGGTTTCTAACGGGAATGCTGATTGCGGTGGCGCTCGCTGCAGTGATGCCCTCGGTCGGGCAGTCGGGTGGAGTACTCCATTTGGATAAAGTGACCGCCGTGGGGATTGCCGTTATCTTTTTCCTCCATGGTATTGGCCTGTCGCCGCAGGCGATCAGGGCGGGTATCACCAACTGGAAGCTGCATATCTTCGTTCAGAGCGCAACCTTTGTCGCTTACCCTCTGCTCTGGCTGATTTTCGGCAATATCTTCCATGCCTTGATGCCGGCGGCGCTGGCCTTTGGCTTTTGCTACCTGTTTGTCCTGCCGAGCACGATTTCTTCCTCGGTTGCCATGACCAGCGCCGCGAAAGGCAATGTCCCGGGGGCAATCTTCAACGCATCTTTGTCCAGTGTGCTGGGGGTATTGATCACGCCGTTATTGATCCAGTGGTTTATGGGGATGGATGGGGTCGAGATGGACGTTGTTGATACCGTGGTATCGATTTCGTCCATGCTGCTGCTGCCAATGATTGTCGGCCAGTTGCTGCGCCCGGTACTGCTTCGCTTCTTGGAAAAGCGCAAGGCAGTCATCAACAAAATCGACAAGTGGGTGATCCTGCTTATCGTTTTCAACGCCTTCAGCGATTCAGTCAAGGACGGTATCTGGACAGATTTTGCCTTTAGTACTTTGGCCATGACGCTGTTAGCAGCCACGTTAATCTTGTTGGTGGTGGTGCATAGCATGCAGTGGATTGCCCGCAAGGCCGGTTTTAGCCGGGAAGATGAAATTGCCGCTGTGTTTTGTGGTACCAAGAAAACCTTGGCAGCCGGGGTGCCGATGGCGAAAGTGATTTTTGGTGCCAACCCTATGCTGGGTATGATGCTGCTGCCGATTATGTTCTACCACCAAATCCAGATCTTCTACTGTGCCATTCTGGCTAATCGCTACGCCAAGGCCAGTGATGAAGTGCAGGCGGCTTCTCAACCAGCTAAAGTGAGATAATGGCTCGCACTGGCAATCCCCGGGAGTGTACCTGCCGGGGATTTTTCTAGTGAGCGGCTGCTCGGTGTTGCTGGAGCCATTTGGGGGCAAAGGTATTGATGGCCGTCGCCAGAGCGATGAGGCTAATTCCTGCCACCTTATTTATGCTGAGGGTTTCATCAAAAAAGCTCACTTGCCAAATGAGTGCAAACAACAAATTGGTGAAAATCAGAGGTGCCAACTGGGAGCCAGAGAAGGCCAGCTTATAGGCTTTGGCGCGAAACATTTGGGTACTGACTATGCTAATTGCCAGTGTTGCGAGTAGTACCATCAGCGTATTGCTGTCAAAAGGGTTGGAGGCAACCAGCAGGCTACCAGCGGAGAAAACCTTGATAGTGGCGACAGGGAGTATGATGAATGCTGCCAGCATAAAGCACCATCCATTAAGGGCCGCTGGTGGCAAATCCGATTTAGCTCCCTTGAACAAGGTTACTTGAGAGAGGGCATTGAACCCACCGGCAGCCAGGCCAACGAGCAGCTCAGGCCGTAATTCTATTCCTGCTGGATTTCCGGCCTGAAGCAGTACACCGCAAAATGTCATTGTCAGACACATTAAAGTGATACCCTGAATAGGCGTGCGATACATCAGTTTTTCTAACACTGGAATAAATAATGGCCCGGTACTGAATAGCACCACACTTTCAACCAAGGTCAAATTGTTCAACGTTGCCAGAAAACAGAGCTGGCTACCGACTACGCACAGAGCACGAATGATAATGGGACGGCTATTGTGTTTATTAGGAACAACCCAGCCGGATGCTTTAAGCATCAAGAGCATGATTGTAGCGGGAAGGAAGAATCTCAGGAAACCGAGCACTTCGATGCTGAAACTGTCAGTCAGTAATTTTCCCATTAGGCCATTGAGCGACAGACTCAAAGTAGAGATCAGCATGAAAAGAACAGGCCTGAGGTCTGTGGGCATGTGTTTGTTCTCCAATTCTAAATAAAAAGGGCAGTATTTTTTACTGGTAGGGCTGGTTTTGGCCATGAATGCCTTTGAGTACTGGAACTGCGCCAGGGCTTTATATGGTTTGATTTTAGGTTGCTTGTACGATGGAAAAAAGCGAGTAATACTGACTGAAATTGTTAGAAAAACTTACATATGAGAAAGCTGGTTCCCCTAAAATCAATTTATGCATTTGTCGCTGTCGCAGAAACCGGCAGTATGACGGAAGCTGCCGAGTTATTGAGTGTTAGTCATTCAGCCGTTAGCCAAGCGATAAAGGCTTTGGAAGCTCAGCTTGATGTAAGTTTGTTCCGTCGGGTCGGGCGGCGGGTAGAGCTCAACTCGGTGGGGCGCAAGTATTACCGCAAAGTCGCACCAGCCTTGGCTCAGATTGTCGAAGCCAGTGAGGCGATTGCCCGTAAGCCACAAGGTAATCGTATTACCTTGAATATGGTCAACTCCCTGGCGCTGCATTGGTGGATCCCCCGCGTTCCTGACTTCAACGTATACGCTCCGCATATTGATATCCGTATTTCCAACATCATCCATGCCTTTGACTTGGAGAGGGAGGGGGTTGATGTGGCTTTGCTCCACGGCACGACCGATGAGTGGCAGGACTATTACTGTGAAAAGCTGGGTGACGATGAACTCATTATGGTGTGCAGCCCGCACCTGTTGGAAGGAAACCAACAGGCAACGCCCCAACAGCTATTGGCGGAATACCCGGCTATTTTTGCGACCAATCCACGTCGGCAAAATGACTGGCAAGTGTGGTGTGAACACCATCAGTTAGTGGTGCCAAGCCAACAGAAAAACTTAACCTTTAGCGCTTCGGTGCAAGCGGTACAGGCAACAATAAGAAGGTTAGGGGTCTTGATCACCCACAAACAGTTCGTGCGGGATGACATCAAGCACAATATGCTGGTACAGGTTGGCGAACCGGTATTGAACCCTCATCAGGAATTCTATTTTGTCTGTTTGCCGGAAAAGCTCAGAGAAGAGAGTGTGCTTACTTTGAGAAACTGGTTTCGAACGCAATTTGGGGCGGCCTAACAGTGAATAGCAACTAACGCGTTACGATTAGTAGGAGAAAAATATTCCACTTTTCAAACAATTTGCAGAGAACAAAGAAAACAAATTCTCCTGGTTGCTGGGTATATTTCTATCCAAGATGAGGGCTTAGTGAAGACGCCACTGATGTTTACTAAGTCCAGTACCGCAAAAAGGAAAATACGATGACTCAAACAATCAATACCGTGAATGCCCCAGCGGCTGTTGGCCCATATGTACAAGGTAAGCACTTCGGCAATATGCTGATCACCTCGGGCCAACTTCCTTTGAATCCAGAAACAAACACCATGCCAGAAGATGTAGCAGCACAGGCTAAACAGTCACTGGCCAATGTGGAAGCCATTGTGAATGAAGCCGGAATGACTAAAGCAGATATCGTGAAGGCGACTGTGTTTGTCAAGGATTTGAACGATTTTGCAACGGTCAATGAAGTTTACGCGGCATTTTTTGGTGAAAACTGCCCAGCCCGTAGTTGTGTGGAAGTGGCTCGCCTGCCACTTGATGCGAAAGTAGAAATTGAAGTGATCGCTGTGAAGGGGTAATCCTCTTATGTAGCGCCAACTTGCATTGAAACGCCCACCGATTGGTGGGCGTTTGTTTGAGCTGAGACTGAAAATTAAATCTGCTTCCAAGGATCACCTTGGGTCGGCTCGTTGCCCTGTGACCACCATTTCGCTTCATAGTTAGCGCCTTTGTAGCTGACTTTGTCGCCGGTCAGATAGACTTTGGTGACATCCCAGGCAGGGAAGTCGCCATCGACAGGTGGCTCCGGCGGATCAACGGGGTCCAGTTGATCTACAATCTTCACTGCTGGCCAGTTAGCGTGTGACTCATAGAAGTTGGAGACGCACAGTTCGTAGTCCCCTTCAACCAAAGCAGAGTAAGCCGTCTGGTAGCCTACCAGCTTACACTCGAACGATACGCCACCAGGGCGGTCGGCATGATAAGTCCAGTCACCGTCCCAGTTGGTATAAAGGACATCGGTTGCTCCTTGAAGGTTCAAGCTGGCATACGGAGTTTGTTGCCAGCAGGTGTTTTTCTCATCGGCGGGGACTTCGATTTGATAGTGGTTGGATAGCCCTTCCCAGTAACGGATGCGGTTTACCGGCTGCCCCTTATCAGCATTATGCTCGCCACATTCTATTCCGCCATTGATGATGTTGATGGTGGTACCAAATCCATAGCCGATGCCAGCATCGATCTCGCGCTGCGAAGGCACCCATGTCCGGTCGATCACATGGAGCATGGCAGGCTTAGGGGCCTGGGGCGTCATGAAGAACCAGATGGCAGAAGCCAAGTTAAGCCAGGAGTCTGCGACGAGGCCGGGGTTATTGAGTAGTACGGTCGCATCGCCGTCGAACATGACTTCAGAGAAGGCACCATAGTTGAAGTGATAGGACAACTGCTTGGCACCGCGGCCAAAGTAACCTTGGTTCTCGGCGCATGGCCATTTTTTATTTTGCCAGTCATTCTGGCCACAGCCGGTGGTATAGCCTGGTTGCCCTTCCGACCATCCCATTTCGCGGACATGCACGAGTGCTTGCTGCCATTCTTCCAGCCCGAGCGGGTTATCCCAGGTATTATCGACGGCGATATGCCCGCCGGTCTCCTGAGCAAAGTGGGCGAATGCCGTTATGATGGACTTCTTGCAGATGGCGTCGGCGTCGCGCCCGTCGGTGTAATCACCACAGAATGCTGGAAATTTACCGATAGCTCGAAGGAATCGGGTATAGGTGTATTCTGGGGCAGCCATCTGGGTGAGGTAGTGCCACTCAGTTTCCGGAAAAACTTTCTCGGCGCGGATCACGTTGGCCGGGTTCGAAGCCAAGCCCGGTAGGATGGCCTCCACCTTGTCATTGGGCAGGGTAGTCAGAGCCTTGGCCCAGATGTCATACATGGGATCAGCCGTTTTAGCTTGCTCTGCGGCCAGTACATCGGCACGCAAGACAAGATAGCCTCCTGGGGTATTCGGATCTGGCTCGATAGTCATAGCAAAGCTGCTGGCGGTCATCGCGCAGCCTATCAGGGCAACGAGAGTGTTCTTTTTCAACATGTCATTATTCCTTTAATTCAGAATTAAGTCTCTGTATTGTGCTATTCCATGCTGGACCTGCGTGACTTCTGATGTTGACAGTGTCGCTCAAAATGACTCAGGGTGTGCATGAGCGTCATAGGTATGATGAGCCCTATTTGCGAGCACAATGTATTTGAAACCCACTAACTATAAAGTGATTGGGGATGATGAGTTAGGCCTGCTGGGATAGTCTGATTAACTTCATTTACGTTCAGTTTCCAGCTTAAAAAACCGAGTATTTGATTTCTTGCGAGGTTATTTACTAATAACTGGCTTTGATTTCTGCTGAAGTAGGGGATTGTCTGGCTGTGTTACAGGCAAGCATTTTTACATTGTGCGAGTCACTTCGGTTTGTTCTTGTTGGGTGGAGGAGGAGTGCTGGCATTTTTGGAAGCTGTGTCGTGATGGGGCGGTGTGAAAAGAGCCCACAAGGCGAGTAGCGATTGTGGGCTTGTTGTCACGGGTTATATCAGATGAAGGCCAGGATAGGCGAGATACACAGTAGGATGCCCGTTGCGATGATCATGTATGTCGCAGCCCCCTTATACTTATGCAGTGAGGGTACTTTGTACACAAGGTATGCTGGGATCAAGCATCCAACCAAGCCGAATACGGGGCTACAGATGGAAGTGAAAGACAGAATGGGGGCATTCAGGGCAATCGCAGACCATGCTAGCAGGATAATGAAGGTGATGACGCCTTTGTTTACCCATTCCTTGTTGATCTCTTCTTCCTTGTACTTGCGAAGCAAGAGGTTCATTGCCAAACCTTTACACGCTTCGCGGAAAGCAAGAAACACCCCGAAGAATGATGTGACAACAGCAAAGATGTTTATCACGATACCTGCCACTGTCGCCCAGCTGCCTGAATAGTAATGAGCGATAATAGCAAGTGCAGACACGTTCTTGTTCATCGCATCCATGGCTTGCTCTTGGCTGATGGCGAAGGTAAACGAGATAGCGAAGAAGAATACAATCACGAACAGAATGCTGAAGGCGACCTTCATGGCGCGGGTGGCTTTGTAGCGCGCTACTTCAATTGATTTCTCATGAGAGCGGTATGAAATCACCATTGGGCTCAGTGACTGGATAAACAGGATTGAGGTCAGGGTAAACGGCAATGTAATGATGGCATCTTTGAACATTGGCAGGAACTCGCCAACGGCGGGGATATTGCTGAAATCCCAACGAGCGACCAGTAGCAATCCCATCACGGCAACCAGCGATAGTACGGTGACAGCCATGAAGCCGGACAGTTTAAACAGCAGCTTCTCACCTTTGCTGCCAATGAACGACAGCACGCAGATCAAGCCCAGACCGTAGAAGACATTTTCATTCAGGTAGCCTTCTGTTATTCCGAAAGAGTGGAGGTAGGAAGAGCTGTCGTTAGTAACGGCCAGCGAATAGACCAGTACCCAAATCACCAACATGATGAAGTAGAGTACACCGAGGGCGATGCCCCAGTTCTTTCCTAGGTAGCCGGAAATGATTGCCGGGTAATCGGTACATTCTTTTGATTCAGCCAGGGTATTGATAAAGAGTTTTTGGAACAAGTACATGGCAGGATAGCCAATGACAGAAGAGAGGAGAAATACCCAAATGCCCATGATACCGACTTGGACGGGCAAGAATACGATACCTGCCCCGATGGCCATGCCGATACTCATGACGACCCACCCGATATCCACACTGTCGAATTTGATGGCTTGCTTCCACTCCGATTCGGTCATACCTGCTTTTATATGCGCAGGGAGATGTTCGGCGGCACCGGTAAGGGTTTCTGTTTGCGTGTTCATAGCTACTCCATGTAGGGTTATTATTATTACTGCACGGGCTAAGTGATTGATGTAATGGAACTCAAGATTGAAGTGCAGCATCAACCATTTAATCAGCCCATGTTAGTTGAAACTTTTGTGCAGGCATAATAGTGCTAGCTTGTGGAGAAAAACATTCTCACTTTTTGCCAAAATTAAGAAAAACGAGCATCTTTTTTTCTTAATTTGAAGAATGCAGAAATGAATTTTCGGGCTTTGACTTTTGTCATGCAAAGTGTCAATAAAGCTAGGCACACTTCAAAAAAAGAATAAAAAAGTCAGTGATTTCATTGGAATTGCTTTTCCATAAAACGTGCCTGAGTTCACGTTCTTCAACATTCTTTATCAGGCTGTCAATAAGGCCACCAGGGATTGTCCTCGATTACTATGAAGCGGGAGGCTATCGATGGCCTCTTTGAGGCGAATAGTAGCTTGCTGCTCCGGCTGCTTGAGTCAGTTTTACAGTGAATGGATTCTCGTTGGGTATTGACGTAGTTTTTGCTTGGTGTGGGAACTTTCCCAAACGTTAACGCCGAATGTGATCTACACGAGTTTTTGGCAACGAAAACCTGCGTAACAAGAGCAATAGCCAAAGCGCTAGGGAATAATATCGGCTTCTATTTTAGCCGGCATTGCCGGATTGATGAGGTGCAGATCCAATCATGGCGTTAACAGAAAAACAGAAGATGATCTCTGGTGAGATGTACCAAGCGTGGGATGAAGAGCTTGTCGCAGACCGCCAAAAAGCAAAGAAGCTTTGCTTCGCGCTGAACCAAACATGCCCTACAGATAAAGACGCTCGCCAGGCGTTAATTAATGAGCTGTTGGGCAAGGAGACCGATGCATGGATAGAGTCGCCGTTTAACTGTGACTATGGCTACAACCTCAAAGTGGGGAAGGGCTTTTATGCCAACCATGGGTGTACCATTTTGGACTGCGCGCCGATTAACATTGGTGACAACTGCTTGTTGGCGCCTGGGGTGGTGATTGCGACGGCTGGTCACCCGCTTGACCCGGTCGAGCGAGCTTCTGGCGAGGAGTTTGCCAAGGCGATCACTATCGGTAGTGATGTATGGATTGGGGCCAATGTGACCGTTTGTCCGGGCGTTACCATTGGCGATAACGTGGTTGTCGGTGCCGGGAGTGTGGTAACGAAAGATCTGCCTGCGAATACCGTATGTGTCGGCTCACCGGCAAAGCCGATTCGTACCCTAGCTATCAACGACAAAAAAGCAGAGCTGATTGAGTGATGAAGGCGTGAGTGCGTTCCGCTGTCCGGTGTTGAACACCATGATTAGTACATGAGTTCAATGAGCGGACAGTGGAGCCATTCTGAGATACCAACAGCCAGTGTTGGAAACGTAATCAGCATGCCTGCTATGGACCACACCAGTTTCCGAGTGTTCATACTCATTCCCTAAGATAGTATTCATTAACTAATTAATTGTAATTAATCGACGCAAAAAGTCCTGCACTTTGACAATGATTTACTTTCGGAATCTCTTGCCCTATGACCAAATCCAGACAGATAAGTATGGGAGTAGCTTAGGGAGAAAAGGCAAACAGAAAAACAAAGGAGCTTTGCAGCTCCTTTGTGTATGCAAGGTTAACGTCCCCTTAGTCTGGCTTGGTCAGGATAAATTGCTCATCACTGCTGACCACGATATTGTGCTTGAGGAAGTTCTTGCCCAAAATCATGCTGTACTCGAACCGGCTTCGGTCGCGCAGGTTAACCTTGATTTCTTTTTCCATTCCATCCAAATTCACCGTCATATTCACAACATAACGCGTGCTTGGTTTTTCTCCGGCACGGGCTTTAATCCGCATGGTTTTCACGACTTCACGCGTATAGGTCTTCTGGTCACCTTGGTGGTTACTGTAGGTGAAGGTGACCATCTCCTTGCCATTTTCTTCGAAGGTTTTGATGTCGGTGGCATGCATGGAGCTAACATCTGCGCCAGTATCCAGTTTGACCGGGAACTGCATATTGTCCATCTTCAGTTGCTCGATATAACCGGCCTGGCTAGGCGCATGCTTGTCGAGAAGCTGGGTGGTGCGGGTATTGACTAACAAAGCGCCTGGGATCAAATCCGGGCTGATCTCTAGCTTACTGTACGTGCTATCGTCTTGCTCTTGAGTTTCCAGGGCAATGTCACGCAGCAGCAGTGAGGATGGCAGTGAAATTTCAGTCCCGACTATCGGCCGGACTTGATCACCTACCCGTACTTTTCTCTTAAGCGGCTTGTCCAGTTGGTGAGTTTTGCCATTGGTGTCCTTGATGGTGTACTGGATCATCCGACCATACTCGGAGCGACTTTCGTCAATCTGCGAGACTTTCAGCAGTGGCGTCTTGATAAGGTCTGAAGGACCGGCGTTGATACTCACCCCGTCGATGTTGATGGTTTCCTCTCCGCTGATCATCAATATTGAATCATCTTTGGCGACCGATGAGATAGGAGCCAGGTCCGACTTACCGAGATAGCTAGCCCCTAAATTGACCACGAAATACTGATTAAGCGCCTCAGTCCCCAAGCGTAACTGGCTCTGGTTCTTCGAGCGATCTTTCAGATAGACCTGAATATATTGCTCTACGTTCCCCACTTTGACCGGCAAATAGACCATTGGTCTTTGTACATTGCTAAAGCGAAGCATGCGGCTAAGCGGCAGGGTCATCGCCTGGCGGGATTTATCTCGACCTTCAAGAGTGAAGCTTACAGCCTTTTTCTTTTCATCAACCTTAATATCCAGGGCGTGTAAAATACTGTACCGGTTTTCGAAGGTGGTGCTGACATCCAGCGGTACGTTGCCTATGGTTGCTCTTTCCTTACGGCCGATAATGTGGGCGTCAGGTTGCGCTTGAAGATAATTGAATCCGGCATCGACCCAAGCGGTATCACGCAGGAACGTCTTGCCGATCAGGATAGGGTAGGAAAACTTGTCACGGTTTGTCAGGTTGACTTCGGTGCGGACTGTTTGCCCCGCGATGGTCAGGTCGAGCTCAACCACCGGACGGGCCAAATGACCATCGCCTCGGCTTTTTATCATAGCTAAGCGGAATAGCGGTTTTTCAAGCCGGATCAACTCCCCGCTATAAGGGTGCCGGATGTCAAAGCTAACCATGATGTTGGTTTTATCTTCCCTATCGCGTAGCAGGGTAGTGCCGAGCGCATCGTACTCAACGGCAATAGCATCGAGCAGCTCGTCGCCTTTTAATCCTTTGAAAATCGGTTCATTGGTGGTAATGACAATGTTCTCGGCATGGATAGAGGTTGAATCCGCACCGGTATCGATCTTGGCCGGAATACCAATGTCGTTGAGTGAAGCAATAGCAGGAAAATACACAAGCTCGGTGCGGCCTAAAACCACTTTATTGTCAATTTTGGAACGGCTCTCGACAATGTTTTCATACTGGGTGTTTTGCGCTACGGCGGGGGAGGCGGTAAAGGCTGCCAAGCACAGTGTGGTCAACAGTCGTAGGGAAGTCATAGGTTTCCTGTATTTAATTAGCGAAGGGGAGTTACTAACTGCAAGTGTACTGTTTAACAGTGATCACTAAGGGGGTTATTGACACTAATTCAGCTAAGATTCAGAAATCCTGACAGGAAATTTGCAAAATACAGGTGGAAAAAAGTTTTTAAATCAGTTTGATGCACAGCTGTCCCTGTGTGACCAAGTGCCGCACAGGGACTCACTATCACCCGAGTTACGGCAAATTCGCCACGCTATCTGCTAATTGGATCAGCCTGTCGAGAATGCGCTCACCGTCGGCACGCAGGCCGTTATGCTCATACTCGTTGGTGATCCACGCTTTGCTGTTAGGGATCTCTTTAAGCGTTTCCAGCGAGTACTGCATCTCGACATACATATCCTCGGCATAGACCGCGCAGGCGACCGGTACAGTGTTGTTTGCCAGTGCTTTCACATCATATAAATCATTCCAGTCAGTCCGTTCGGCAAGCAAGTTGGCAGCATCCTGCAGTGGCTGCAGGCATTTGAATTGCTCAAACATCCACGGATAGACCATCTCTCCGGTAAAGTAGAAGGTCTCGCCTTTGTGGTAATTAAATTGTGGGAAGCTATCGCGTACCCTGTGTGCCGACCAATTAGAAGCTGTGTGCTGGCAGTAAATGGATTCATGCAAAATCGCATAGATAGGGTTGGTTTGGTAGCTTTGCTCGGCCAGCATAGCGTTGAGGAAGCCATAGCTGAGGGTTTCCTTGCCGTTAGCCTCGACAAAGGCTTCTTCGAGTAGGTAGTACATAGGCACATTGGCACTACTGCGGCCAAGGTTGATCCCTATCATCTGGAACTGCTCGACAGTAAAGCGCTGACCGTTAGGCAAGCGAACGTCGTTATCCAGCAGGTGATCGGCAATCTTTTGGCATTGTGCCTGAGCAGACGGGAACTGGACAAAGAAGGCAACGTTCTTGTCTTGTACCCGTTGATAGGTCGCCTGGTAAACCTCATCGGCGTGGCGGATCAGCGAAGGGACACCGCCGGTAATATAGGCGCGGCTTAAACTCTGCGGGAAGAAAGAGAGGTATGTCAGCGAGCAAAAGCCACCGAAGCTTTGGCCTAGCGTTGCCCATTGCTTTACTCCAAGTTTTACCCTGATGGTTTCTGCATCACGGACAATATTGTCAGCGCGGAAAAGACTCAGGTAGTCAGCTTGCTCGGAAGCTGACAGGTGTGCCAGTGTTTGATGGCTGATCACTGTGCTGTTGCCGGTACCGCGTTGGTCCAGCAGTAGAACGCGATACTGTTTTAGCGCCCGCTTGAGCCAACCAGAGCGGCAGTCTGGGCGAGGTGAAGCAAATCCTGGCCCCCCCTGGAAATAAACTAACCATGGAAGAGCATCGTCTTGACGGCCAAGGTCGACAACTTCACGGGCAAAGACCGAGATCGTCTGAGCATTCGGTTGGCTGTAATCAAGCGGGACTTCGAAGGTATGCTGACGGTAGAGAACATCACCATCAATGAAAGAGGTTTGCACAGGTAGCTCCTTTACTGGCGAAAACAGACTGATAAAGCAAAAGCTTATCCTAACACCAATCCTAATACCTTTTCATCTTGCCAGACTCTCAGGCGGAGCTAGGGAGCGTTGACCGGACGGACAATCTGTTCAAATAATCGAGGCTGGTCGAAATGGCGAATGCCGATAAAGGCAATGGCATGGTGGCCCAGCTGGCGTGTCGCCCCCGCAGATGGAATGCCGAATGGCCAGAGATAGGTACTCTCTAGGCGCTCGCTGCTAGGCAGTAATCCCCGATGATCGAAGAGGCTAATCGTATTCTGCTTGTTGGTGGGCAGTTGGCGTAATTGATCATAGTCGATAGGCGTGAGAGCTTGGGTTTGAGCTCCCGTGGCTGGGTCTTGCTCATGCCAATCCAGCTGCTTGATCATATGCTCGCCATGTGACAGGGTCACCGACCATGACGGTGGCATTGCGTCATATGAAGCAACGATGCGCTCAAACAGCAAAGGTGTTTCGATATCGGGGGGGGCATTGGCAAAAGTGAAATTTTCGCTCAGGTTGAAAACCATGTGGTAGCAACCGCAGTGGTGGATTGAATCTAACAGCAGGGGCCGGCCACGGTGATCGAGAGTGAGCCTTAGCAATA
It contains:
- a CDS encoding bile acid:sodium symporter (COG0385), translated to MIEQVINYFRKEWFLTGMLIAVALAAVMPSVGQSGGVLHLDKVTAVGIAVIFFLHGIGLSPQAIRAGITNWKLHIFVQSATFVAYPLLWLIFGNIFHALMPAALAFGFCYLFVLPSTISSSVAMTSAAKGNVPGAIFNASLSSVLGVLITPLLIQWFMGMDGVEMDVVDTVVSISSMLLLPMIVGQLLRPVLLRFLEKRKAVINKIDKWVILLIVFNAFSDSVKDGIWTDFAFSTLAMTLLAATLILLVVVHSMQWIARKAGFSREDEIAAVFCGTKKTLAAGVPMAKVIFGANPMLGMMLLPIMFYHQIQIFYCAILANRYAKASDEVQAASQPAKVR
- a CDS encoding hypothetical protein (COG0697); translation: MPTDLRPVLFMLISTLSLSLNGLMGKLLTDSFSIEVLGFLRFFLPATIMLLMLKASGWVVPNKHNSRPIIIRALCVVGSQLCFLATLNNLTLVESVVLFSTGPLFIPVLEKLMYRTPIQGITLMCLTMTFCGVLLQAGNPAGIELRPELLVGLAAGGFNALSQVTLFKGAKSDLPPAALNGWCFMLAAFIILPVATIKVFSAGSLLVASNPFDSNTLMVLLATLAISIVSTQMFRAKAYKLAFSGSQLAPLIFTNLLFALIWQVSFFDETLSINKVAGISLIALATAINTFAPKWLQQHRAAAH
- a CDS encoding putative glycine cleavage operon activator (COG0583), with protein sequence MRKLVPLKSIYAFVAVAETGSMTEAAELLSVSHSAVSQAIKALEAQLDVSLFRRVGRRVELNSVGRKYYRKVAPALAQIVEASEAIARKPQGNRITLNMVNSLALHWWIPRVPDFNVYAPHIDIRISNIIHAFDLEREGVDVALLHGTTDEWQDYYCEKLGDDELIMVCSPHLLEGNQQATPQQLLAEYPAIFATNPRRQNDWQVWCEHHQLVVPSQQKNLTFSASVQAVQATIRRLGVLITHKQFVRDDIKHNMLVQVGEPVLNPHQEFYFVCLPEKLREESVLTLRNWFRTQFGAA
- a CDS encoding translation initiation inhibitor (COG0251) is translated as MTQTINTVNAPAAVGPYVQGKHFGNMLITSGQLPLNPETNTMPEDVAAQAKQSLANVEAIVNEAGMTKADIVKATVFVKDLNDFATVNEVYAAFFGENCPARSCVEVARLPLDAKVEIEVIAVKG
- a CDS encoding putative chitinase (COG3979) yields the protein MLKKNTLVALIGCAMTASSFAMTIEPDPNTPGGYLVLRADVLAAEQAKTADPMYDIWAKALTTLPNDKVEAILPGLASNPANVIRAEKVFPETEWHYLTQMAAPEYTYTRFLRAIGKFPAFCGDYTDGRDADAICKKSIITAFAHFAQETGGHIAVDNTWDNPLGLEEWQQALVHVREMGWSEGQPGYTTGCGQNDWQNKKWPCAENQGYFGRGAKQLSYHFNYGAFSEVMFDGDATVLLNNPGLVADSWLNLASAIWFFMTPQAPKPAMLHVIDRTWVPSQREIDAGIGYGFGTTINIINGGIECGEHNADKGQPVNRIRYWEGLSNHYQIEVPADEKNTCWQQTPYASLNLQGATDVLYTNWDGDWTYHADRPGGVSFECKLVGYQTAYSALVEGDYELCVSNFYESHANWPAVKIVDQLDPVDPPEPPVDGDFPAWDVTKVYLTGDKVSYKGANYEAKWWSQGNEPTQGDPWKQI
- a CDS encoding serine transporter (COG0814), which produces MNTQTETLTGAAEHLPAHIKAGMTESEWKQAIKFDSVDIGWVVMSIGMAIGAGIVFLPVQVGIMGIWVFLLSSVIGYPAMYLFQKLFINTLAESKECTDYPAIISGYLGKNWGIALGVLYFIMLVIWVLVYSLAVTNDSSSYLHSFGITEGYLNENVFYGLGLICVLSFIGSKGEKLLFKLSGFMAVTVLSLVAVMGLLLVARWDFSNIPAVGEFLPMFKDAIITLPFTLTSILFIQSLSPMVISYRSHEKSIEVARYKATRAMKVAFSILFVIVFFFAISFTFAISQEQAMDAMNKNVSALAIIAHYYSGSWATVAGIVINIFAVVTSFFGVFLAFREACKGLAMNLLLRKYKEEEINKEWVNKGVITFIILLAWSAIALNAPILSFTSICSPVFGLVGCLIPAYLVYKVPSLHKYKGAATYMIIATGILLCISPILAFI
- a CDS encoding maltose O-acetyltransferase (COG0110): MALTEKQKMISGEMYQAWDEELVADRQKAKKLCFALNQTCPTDKDARQALINELLGKETDAWIESPFNCDYGYNLKVGKGFYANHGCTILDCAPINIGDNCLLAPGVVIATAGHPLDPVERASGEEFAKAITIGSDVWIGANVTVCPGVTIGDNVVVGAGSVVTKDLPANTVCVGSPAKPIRTLAINDKKAELIE
- a CDS encoding putative prolyl aminopeptidase (COG0596), whose protein sequence is MQTSFIDGDVLYRQHTFEVPLDYSQPNAQTISVFAREVVDLGRQDDALPWLVYFQGGPGFASPRPDCRSGWLKRALKQYRVLLLDQRGTGNSTVISHQTLAHLSASEQADYLSLFRADNIVRDAETIRVKLGVKQWATLGQSFGGFCSLTYLSFFPQSLSRAYITGGVPSLIRHADEVYQATYQRVQDKNVAFFVQFPSAQAQCQKIADHLLDNDVRLPNGQRFTVEQFQMIGINLGRSSANVPMYYLLEEAFVEANGKETLSYGFLNAMLAEQSYQTNPIYAILHESIYCQHTASNWSAHRVRDSFPQFNYHKGETFYFTGEMVYPWMFEQFKCLQPLQDAANLLAERTDWNDLYDVKALANNTVPVACAVYAEDMYVEMQYSLETLKEIPNSKAWITNEYEHNGLRADGERILDRLIQLADSVANLP